The Neodiprion virginianus isolate iyNeoVirg1 chromosome 5, iyNeoVirg1.1, whole genome shotgun sequence genome contains a region encoding:
- the LOC124306514 gene encoding tRNA N(3)-methylcytidine methyltransferase METTL2 → MAEGLDSSEIEKSIQKRPQFGNRTLTDNAQVFQHNAWDNVTWDEEQEQKAREKVAENSAVLTSPEQIAKFEKDADIYWDKFYKIHQNRFFKDRHWLFTEFPELAPSTVTKDSLRPVRVFPQSAGPEKKDECCQTSQLSDLLSSRILEIGCGVGNTVFPILLYNTDPSLFVYCCDFSSIAINILKENSAYDQSRCQAFVLDATQENWAPPFDEQSLDIIVLIFVLSAIHPDKMGNVLKQIHRYLKPGGLVLFRDYGRYDLAQLRFKKGRCLSDNFYARGDGTRVYFFTQDEIRNMFVSHGFVQEQNIIDRRLQVNRGKLLTMYRVWIQAKYRKPF, encoded by the exons ATGGCGGAAGGTTTGGACAGTTCGGAAATTGAGAAATCTATTCAGAAAAGGCCACAGTTTGGTAATCGAACTCTCACTGACAATGCCCAAGTTTTCCAACACAACGCGTG GGATAACGTGACATGGGATGAAGAACAGGAACAAAAGGCTCGTGAGAAGGTCGCCGAAAATTCTGCAGTTCTCACAAGTCCTGAACAGAttgcgaaatttgaaaaagatgCAGATATTTACTGGGATAAGTTTTATAAGATTCATCAGAACAG ATTTTTCAAGGATAGACACTGGCTGTTCACCGAATTTCCCGAACTCGCGCCCAGCACTGTGACAAAGGACTCCCTTCGACCTGTGCGAGTGTTTCCGCAATCTGCAGGacctgaaaaaaaagatgaatgTTGTCAAACGTCACAATTGTCAGATTTGTTAAGTTCACGGATATTAGAAATTGGTTGCGGTGTTGGAAACACAGTGTTTCCTATTCTCCTTTACAACACAGATCCAAGTTTGTTTGTTTACTGTTgcgatttttcttcaatagCAATAAACATcttaaaagaaaattctgcATATGACCAGTCaag ATGCCAGGCATTTGTTCTTGATGCAACCCAGGAAAATTGGGCTCCCCCATTTGATGAACAAAGCCTAGACATCATTGTCTTGATATTCGTGTTATCTGCCATTCATCCGGATAA aatggGTAATGTGCTTAAACAGATTCACCGATACTTGAAACCCGGCGGCTTAGTCCTATTCAGAGATTATGGAAGGTATGATTTGGCTCAACTGAGGTTCAAAAAAGGGAGATGTTTGTCTGATAATTTTTATGCTCGAGGGGACGGTACAAGAGTTTATTTCTTCACCCAAG atgaaattaGGAATATGTTTGTCAGCCATGGGTTTGTACAGGAGCAGAATATAATAGATAGGAGATTACAAGTGAATCGTGGTAAATTACTCACTATGTATAGGGTATGGATACAAGCTAAGTATCGAAAGCCATTTTGA